The Methanocella sp. genomic sequence CTCAGGGATTATCTCAATTCCCGGGAGACGGCCCTGAAGTTCAACGGCCACCCGGGCAACGCCCGTGCCGGCGGCCTCATGCGGCCCGTGGTGCGGATGAGCAACACGTTCATCGATAACGGGGACATGACCCGGGACGAGGTCTTCGAGGGCGTCGACGGGATATATCTAAAAGGCTCCCGGGGCGGCCAGGTGAATACCGGCGAGGGCATCTTCCAGTTCAACGCCATCATGGGCTTCATCGTCAAGAACGGCGAGATAAAGGAGCCCATCCGGGATGTTTCTATCTCCGACAGCACGCTGAAGACGCTGAAGAACATCGTCAGAGTAGGCAACGACCTCAAGTTCAGCGCCGGCCGCTGCGGCAAGGCAGGACAGGGCGTGCCCGTGGGCGACGGGTCGCCCCATGTGCTCGTGAAGGATGCGGTCGTGGGGGGCTCGGCATGAATTTCAAACATTTAATCGACCTCGCCCTGAAGGAGGGCGCCACCGAGGCAGAGATCTTCTACTCTAAGGGCCGCGTGGTCAACGTCGAGACGCAGAAGGGCTCGGTCGGCTTCGGCGAGGAGAGCGTGTCCGACGGCATCGGCATCCGGGTCATCTCGGGCGGAGCGTTCGGCTACTCATCCGTGAACGACCCCGGGAAATACGAGGACGCCGTCCGGACGGCGGTTAAGTGCGCCAAAGCCCGGGGCCGGGACCCGTCCCTGCAGGGGCTTCCTGGCCCGAAGCCTTACCGGAGCGTCTCTGGCATTTACGACAGGCGAATCGACGGGATGAAGCTGGACGAGTGCATCGACACCATGGCCGCCATGGTCTCCGAGGCGACGAAGGACAGGGACGTCTCGGTCACGTTCGGAAAGTTCTCCAGCCAGGTCTCCGAGACGACGATCATCAATTCCAACGGCATCGATGCCCACGAGAAGGATACGGCGGCGTACGGCTACATCGACGTCATCCTGAAAAAGGGGGACCAGGTCTCGACCGCCTACGACTACGACGTGTCCCGGGCGCTGGACGTGAATTTCGCCGCCATCGGCTCCAACGCCGCGGAACTGGCGAAGAGCTCGCTGAACGCCGTGTCCATCGAGAGCAAGACCTGCGACGTCCTGCTCGGGCCGCAGGCGTTCTCCGACGTCATGGAAGGCACGCTGCTATTCGCCATCAACTCCGAGAACGTGCAGAAGGGCCGGTCCAGCCTGGCCGACAGTATCGGCAAAAAGGTCGCCGTAGACGGCCTGGCCATGGTCGACGACGGCCTCATACCCGGCGGCCTGGGCACTTCCGCCTTCGACGACGAGGGCGTGCCCACGCAGGCCACCACCATCATAGACGACGGCGTGCTCGAGACGTTCATCTACGACAGCTACACCGCGGGCAAGGCGGGCCGGGAGTCCACGGGCAACGCCGTCAGGGGCACTTACCAGCTGAGCCCCAAGGTCGGGCCGCACAACGTCCGCTTCGAGTACCCGAGAAGCGACGTCATCGGCGAAACGAAGAAGGGCATATACGTGAACTCCATCATCGGCGCCCATACGGCCAACCCCATCACCGGGGACTTCTCCGTGGAGTGCCGGAACTCGTTCATCGTGGAGGACGGCCGGAAGACGAAGCCAATAAAGTCCCTCATGATGGGCGGCAACGCCTTCCAGTTTTTAAACAATATCACGGGCATGGGCCGGGACGACCGGAAGATGGGCGCCTTCGTGGTCCCGACCGTCCGCGTAAAGGACGTGCACGTTACCCGCGGCAGCCAATAAAAAGGATAAATTTGGATTTTTTTGGGAGAGAACAAAATATAAATCGATAATGCGTCTAAATAGCATGGCTTAGCACCATTGAGGAGGACTGGATATGCGCCTGAAGACCCTGGCCATCTGTGCCATAGCTCTGCTTACTGCCGCCGTGTCGGGATGCGTGCTCGGCAACGGGCCGCAGCCGTCGCCTACCGTAACGCCCCCCGTGACCGTCACCGCCGTGCCGCCGACGCCCTGGCCCCCCGCCACCATCGGCACCATCACCAGCGGCCAGGTGAGCGTCAAGGACATCAGGGTCTCGAGCAACCGGAACGAGGACTCGGTGCAGTCGGAGAACATCTCGATCCTCTTCGAGAACTCCGGCCGGGACTGGGCGAACAACACGTTCATGACGCTGCGCGTCACCGACTCGTTCACCGGCGAGTTCTATTATGCCAGCCCCCAGATCGACGTGGGCAACATTCCCCCGCGCTCGACCCGGCTCGTGAACGTCACCACCAGCGGCCACGACTTCGGCTTCTCGGTGCTGGTGCAGATGGAGTGGTTCTGGGGCGATAACCTGGAGTTCCACGACACGTACAAGAAGTCCTTCACGCTCGCCCCCGTGGACTGGGAACACCTCTACGGGTGATGTCGTTGAAAGTCGGCCATGCCAGTAAGCGTAATATGGGCGAGGCCGGCATCCTCGACCTCCTTTCCAGGGCTGAGGTGGGCCAGCTTGCCACCGCGGACCCCGATGGCAGGCCCTATGTTATTCCCGTCTGCTTCTTTTATGAGGGCGGCCGGATCTATTTTCACTGTGCCCTGAAGGGAAAGAAGCTCGATAACCTGAAAACTAACCCGTACGTGTCTTTCTCCGTCTTCGATGTGCTGGGCATGGGCGTGAGCGCCGAAAAGCCATGCAATAGCTGGACTTACTACCACAGTGTAGTCGCTTCCGGCAAAGCCCGCATCCTGGAGGGCGACGAGAAGCTGCGGCCGCTGCGGCTGCTGGCGGAGAAGTTCGCCCGCGGGCCCGTCGCCGAGATGCCCGCGGATTCCGTGGGAAGGACCTGCGTCGTGGAGATCACGATCGACGAGATCAGCGGCAAAAAGAACGAGAAAAAGATATAGCTGAATATCACCCTGTAAAGGGTGAATGTCTCGGAGCTTGAAGGACGCGATAAAATTAACCGGGCTCGTGGCGGCGGCCATGTTAGTCTCCATCATCCTGCCCGTGAGCGCGTCCTTGCCCGCCTATACGGGCATCAGCTATCCAAACACTTTCTGGGCTAAGATGGACTATACGAACACCGTGACCGGCAAGGTCATCGCCTCCTCGGGCGCTTCGCACGGCCTCGAAGGCGCCTATGTCGCAATCGTCAATGCCTCCAACACGAGCGAGGAGTACTGCAACACCACGTCAGACGCCAGCGGCAACTATAGCTTTTCAAACGTGAACGCGACCTTTTACCAGAAGCCCGACCGCTACGACCCGTTGTACATGATCTATGCGTATAAGGAAGGGTACGGGGAAGCGTATTCCCAATCTTTCGGGATCGACGTCGCCACCGTGAGCGAACCCGTGGAGATGTGGGTCGTGATACCCGTTAACGAGACGAAAGCCCAAACTAGTAATGTCGTCAGCAGCGCCCCGACGGCCACAGTTAAGCCGTCTCCATCGCCCGTGCCGGCCGAGAGCACGCCGTCCCCCGGGAACCAGTTCTGGTCGTTGAGGTCATTAGCTATCTATATGGCCGTTATCGCCGTCGTCCTGGCCGGAGCAGGGGCGTACCTCTACATTCGCCGAAGATAAATAAAAGATAAAAAAAGAATGGGCGTCTTTTAAGATTTTAAGCCATTCCTTCGTTAATTTCCGCTGTGTTGAATTACTCCCGTATTTTAAGCTTTTTCAGGGCACGGAGGACGCTCCGTGCGCTTAAAATGTAATATTCCACACAGCATTAATTTCTAAAGCTCTGGATAGGCGCCGGTATCCTTCCGCCGCGCCTTACGAATCCCGCAGACGAGAACTTGTTCAGGGGCATCACGTAGCTGCCTCCGAGCAGCCCGCCGAACTCAACGTACTCGCCCTCTTTTCCGGCGGGTATGATGCGCACGCCGGTGGTCTTGCTATTTATCATGCCGATGGCGCACTCGTCCGCGATGATGGCGGAGAGCGTCTCAGGCGACGTGTCGCCAGGCACCACGAGCATGTCCAGGCCGACGGAACACACGCTGGTCATGGCCTCGAGCTTGTCGATGCCGATCGCGCCCGACTTAACGGCGTCCACCATGCCCGCGTCCTCGCTCACCGGTATGAAGGCGCCCGACAGGCCGCCCGTGTACGAGGTCGCCATAGCGCCGCCCTTCTTCACGGCGTCCGTGAGCAGCGCGAGAGCCGCCGTGGTGCCGTGGGTGCCGCACTTCTCCAGGCCCATGACCTCGAGAATATTCGCCACCGAGTCGCCCTCGGCCGGCGTCGGCGCCAGGGACAGGTCGACGATCCCGAACTCGACGTTAAGCCTTTGGGCCATTTCCCGGCCCACGAGCTCGCCCATGCGGGTGATCTTGAACGAGGTCCTCTTGATGGTCTCGGACAGCTCGCCCAGGTCGGAGTTGTCCATCTGCGATAAAACGGCC encodes the following:
- a CDS encoding pyridoxamine 5'-phosphate oxidase family protein; this translates as MSLKVGHASKRNMGEAGILDLLSRAEVGQLATADPDGRPYVIPVCFFYEGGRIYFHCALKGKKLDNLKTNPYVSFSVFDVLGMGVSAEKPCNSWTYYHSVVASGKARILEGDEKLRPLRLLAEKFARGPVAEMPADSVGRTCVVEITIDEISGKKNEKKI
- a CDS encoding TldD/PmbA family protein, whose translation is MNFKHLIDLALKEGATEAEIFYSKGRVVNVETQKGSVGFGEESVSDGIGIRVISGGAFGYSSVNDPGKYEDAVRTAVKCAKARGRDPSLQGLPGPKPYRSVSGIYDRRIDGMKLDECIDTMAAMVSEATKDRDVSVTFGKFSSQVSETTIINSNGIDAHEKDTAAYGYIDVILKKGDQVSTAYDYDVSRALDVNFAAIGSNAAELAKSSLNAVSIESKTCDVLLGPQAFSDVMEGTLLFAINSENVQKGRSSLADSIGKKVAVDGLAMVDDGLIPGGLGTSAFDDEGVPTQATTIIDDGVLETFIYDSYTAGKAGRESTGNAVRGTYQLSPKVGPHNVRFEYPRSDVIGETKKGIYVNSIIGAHTANPITGDFSVECRNSFIVEDGRKTKPIKSLMMGGNAFQFLNNITGMGRDDRKMGAFVVPTVRVKDVHVTRGSQ